The bacterium DNA segment TCTTGGGGAGAGTAAGTAAATACTCCTACATGGTCGAATTGCATATCTTGTGTGAACGCTAAAAGTTCATTGAATTCTTTATTTGTTTCTTTTGGGAAACCTACCAGAAAAGTTGTTCTTAAAGTTAAATCGGGAATTGTTTTTCTTAATTTATTAACTAAAGTCACTATGTCTTTTTTGTTCACTTTTCTTCCCATTGCCTTAAGTATTTTGTCGCTGCAATGTTGCAAGGGCATATCTAAATATTTGCAGATTTTTTTGTTGGTTGCTATGGTGTTTATTAATTCGTCGCTATAATACGCAGGATGAGTGTAAAGCAATCTTATCCATCGTATTTTTTTTATTTTGGAAAGTTTTTCTAAAAGCTCAGGCAGTTTGTTTGCGTTATATATATCTGTTCCGTATAAAGTTGTATCTTGCGCGACCAAATTTATTTCTTTGCATCCTGCCAAAGCCAATACTTTCGCTTCTTCTATAATGTCTTTCATTCTGCACGACCGATATTTTCCTCGCAGTTGCGGAATAATGCAGTAACTGCAACAATTATTGCATCCGTCTGCTATTTTTAGATAGGCGGAGTGGACCGGACCGGTAAAACATCTTTGGCGAAATTTTATTTTATGTTTTTTATTCTCTCCTATGCAGGTTATTTTGGTTTGTTCTTTTATTAATTTTTTGCAAACGGTTGCTATTTTTTCGATATTAAAAGGGTCTATTATTGCATCTATTTCAGGTATTTGTTTAAACAGTTCTTTTTTAAACATAGAAACTAAACAACCGCTTACACATATTTTTTTGTTGTTTTTGTTCTCAACGATATCAAGGATAGCATCTATGGATTCTTCTTGCGCAGATTTTATAAAAGCGCAGGTGTTAATCAGAATTATGTCTGCTTCGCTTGATGAAGAAACTATTTCAAATCCTTGCTTTAGTAAAATTCCAAGCATGTATTCCGAGTCAACAAGGTTTTTGGAACATCCCAGAGATATCAAAGCTATTTTAGTCATAATTTCTTAATTAAACGACCCACGAGATTCGTATAGAAAACAGAAGACAGAAAAATACAGAAGGGAAATACGATA contains these protein-coding regions:
- the rimO gene encoding 30S ribosomal protein S12 methylthiotransferase RimO, translated to MTKIALISLGCSKNLVDSEYMLGILLKQGFEIVSSSSEADIILINTCAFIKSAQEESIDAILDIVENKNNKKICVSGCLVSMFKKELFKQIPEIDAIIDPFNIEKIATVCKKLIKEQTKITCIGENKKHKIKFRQRCFTGPVHSAYLKIADGCNNCCSYCIIPQLRGKYRSCRMKDIIEEAKVLALAGCKEINLVAQDTTLYGTDIYNANKLPELLEKLSKIKKIRWIRLLYTHPAYYSDELINTIATNKKICKYLDMPLQHCSDKILKAMGRKVNKKDIVTLVNKLRKTIPDLTLRTTFLVGFPKETNKEFNELLAFTQDMQFDHVGVFTYSPQENTPSFNFKKRVHEKVSKSRREKLLSLQKNIAEKKNKLLKGKKVMVLIDKKINSRFSQGRREADAPEIDDIVNVKGNAKIGNFYKVKITKTGAYELEGEIIK